The nucleotide window TTGGCTAACGATTGAGGAAGTTGAAAAATCTTTAGGGGTATAGTATGAAGGTCCATATATCATCCGAGGCGCAAAATGATTTACAGGGCATTAAAAACTATATTGCAATGGAACTTGACAATCCTACGGCGGCCCTTAACACGATTTCAAAGATAATAAAAGTCATTCGTGGGCTTACGGATTTTCCTGATCGCGGAGCACCCTTATCAGCCATTGTCGAAATGAAGACCGATTACCGCTTTTTAGTGAGCGACAGTTATCTTGTATTTTACAGGCATGATAGTGGGAGCATTTATATTGTGCGCATTCTCTATGGCA belongs to Acetonema longum DSM 6540 and includes:
- a CDS encoding type II toxin-antitoxin system RelE/ParE family toxin; the encoded protein is MKVHISSEAQNDLQGIKNYIAMELDNPTAALNTISKIIKVIRGLTDFPDRGAPLSAIVEMKTDYRFLVSDSYLVFYRHDSGSIYIVRILYGRRDYMKILFGEPHKDGTDF